Proteins from a single region of Catenulispora acidiphila DSM 44928:
- a CDS encoding ABC transporter ATP-binding protein, whose translation MTASNDRHELPEPHDLHDLEAQAARPRRQYGHDAHIVCDNLVRIYQTEGVEVQALQGLDLLVDRGDLVAVVGASGSGKSTLLNILSGLDTPTAGGARVAGCDLLAMKAKDRLRYRREVVGFVWQQTGRNLFSHLDALDNVMLPMSYAGTRGAAAERKAGELLDLLGVGHARDRRPAGLSGGEQQRVAIAVALANTPDVLFADEPTGELDSATAHQVFEALRTANRELGVTVVVVTHDADVAGQVRRTVAIRDGKTSSETVRAVAVDEDGAERHVAEEYVMLDRAGRMQLPREYVERLQMRDRVRVALDEDHVSVWPAADAGNDGDAGDEREAREPVPAE comes from the coding sequence ATGACCGCCTCGAACGACAGGCACGAGCTGCCCGAGCCGCACGACCTGCACGACCTCGAAGCGCAAGCCGCGCGCCCCCGCCGTCAGTACGGCCACGACGCGCACATCGTCTGCGACAACCTGGTCCGCATCTACCAGACCGAAGGCGTCGAGGTGCAGGCGCTTCAGGGCCTTGACCTGCTCGTCGACCGGGGCGATCTGGTCGCGGTCGTCGGCGCCTCGGGCAGTGGCAAGTCCACGCTGCTCAACATCCTGTCGGGCCTGGACACCCCCACCGCCGGCGGCGCCCGCGTAGCCGGCTGCGACCTGCTGGCGATGAAGGCCAAGGACCGCCTCCGCTACCGGCGCGAGGTCGTCGGCTTCGTCTGGCAGCAGACTGGCCGCAACCTGTTCTCCCACCTGGACGCCCTGGACAACGTCATGCTCCCGATGAGCTACGCCGGAACCCGCGGCGCCGCCGCCGAGCGCAAAGCCGGCGAGCTGCTGGACCTGCTCGGCGTCGGGCACGCCCGCGACCGCCGCCCCGCCGGGCTGTCCGGCGGCGAGCAGCAGCGCGTGGCGATCGCCGTGGCGCTGGCCAACACGCCTGACGTGCTCTTCGCCGACGAGCCGACCGGAGAGCTGGACAGCGCGACCGCGCACCAGGTCTTCGAGGCGCTGCGGACGGCGAACCGCGAACTCGGCGTGACCGTGGTCGTGGTGACGCACGACGCCGACGTCGCCGGACAAGTGCGGCGCACCGTGGCGATCCGCGACGGCAAGACCAGCTCGGAGACCGTGCGAGCGGTGGCAGTGGACGAAGACGGCGCCGAACGCCACGTCGCCGAGGAGTACGTGATGCTCGACCGAGCCGGACGGATGCAGCTGCCCCGGGAGTACGTCGAGCGCCTGCAGATGCGGGACCGCGTACGGGTGGCGCTGGACGAGGACCACGTCAGCGTCTGGCCGGCGGCAGATGCCGGAAACGATGGTGACGCCGGGGATGAACGCGAAGCGAGAGAGCCGGTCCCGGCTGAGTGA
- a CDS encoding cupin domain-containing protein, whose product MQKLSLEALSRQHLERAASSSNGRSSQTVYGGHERVLRQTLIALSAGSTLAEHENPGESTILVLRGRIRLVSDDASWEGMTGDLLIVPDARHSLEAVEDATFVLTVAKAL is encoded by the coding sequence ATGCAGAAGCTTTCGCTCGAAGCGCTCTCCCGGCAGCACCTGGAGCGCGCCGCGTCGTCCTCGAACGGCCGCAGTTCTCAGACGGTGTACGGCGGCCACGAACGCGTCCTGCGCCAGACCCTCATCGCCCTGAGCGCCGGCAGCACGCTGGCCGAGCACGAGAACCCCGGTGAGTCGACGATCCTGGTGCTGCGCGGCCGGATCCGGCTGGTCTCCGACGACGCCTCGTGGGAGGGCATGACCGGTGACCTGCTCATCGTGCCCGATGCCCGGCACAGCCTGGAGGCGGTGGAGGACGCGACTTTCGTGCTCACCGTGGCCAAGGCGCTGTAG
- a CDS encoding aconitate hydratase — translation MTGLNLARKLIEAHLVDGEMSPGSEIAVRVDQTLTQDATGTLVMLELEALGLSRVRTEVSVQYVDHNLLQADERNMADHLFLRSAAQRFGLWFSPPGGGVSHPVHMQRFGVPGKSLIGSDSHTCAAGSLGMLAIGVGGLEVALAMAGEPLYLTMPRIWGVRLTGELPDWVSAKDVVLEMLRRHGVKGGVHRVIEYHGPGVATLSAMDRHVIANMGAELGATATVFPSDDRVREFLRAEGREDDFVELAADPDAEYDLTDEIDLSTLEPLIAKPSSPGSVVPVADVAGTEVHQVVVGSSANPGLRDFAVVAAILHGRHADAQVSLDVNPTSREILADLTKSGATLDLIRAGARLHQTGCLGCIGMGQAPAKGRNSLRTFPRNFPGRSGTDDDQVWLCSPETAAAAALTGRITDPRTLGFAYPAVELPESSSVDVVVLEHPLPPGLAKEVELVKAESIGSLPELDPLPDRLDIPVVLKTGDNVSTDEILQAGAAALPFRSDIVKLAEFSFTRLDPTYPERAREAGDHVVIGGENYGQGSSREHAALAPRSLGLRAVIAKSFARIHASNLVNFGVLPLEFADPADYDGVEPGDELQLEDLSRHLADGEFTVSNLTKNTTFGVRHRLSPRQIATILAGGRIAEHLGGKHGN, via the coding sequence ATGACCGGATTGAACCTGGCGCGCAAGCTCATCGAGGCACACCTGGTCGACGGCGAGATGTCGCCCGGCTCGGAGATCGCGGTGCGCGTGGACCAGACACTGACCCAGGACGCCACCGGGACGCTGGTGATGCTGGAGCTGGAAGCCCTCGGGCTGAGCCGGGTCCGCACCGAGGTCTCGGTCCAATACGTCGATCACAACCTGCTGCAGGCCGACGAGCGGAACATGGCCGACCACCTGTTCCTGCGCTCGGCGGCGCAACGCTTCGGCCTGTGGTTCTCCCCGCCGGGCGGCGGCGTGTCGCATCCGGTGCACATGCAGCGCTTCGGCGTCCCCGGCAAGTCGCTGATCGGCTCGGACTCCCACACCTGCGCCGCCGGCTCGCTCGGCATGCTGGCGATCGGCGTCGGCGGGCTGGAGGTCGCGCTGGCGATGGCGGGGGAGCCGCTGTACCTGACCATGCCGCGGATCTGGGGCGTGCGCCTGACCGGCGAGCTGCCGGACTGGGTCAGCGCCAAGGACGTGGTGCTGGAGATGCTGCGCCGGCACGGTGTGAAGGGCGGCGTGCACCGCGTCATCGAGTACCACGGGCCCGGCGTGGCGACGCTGTCGGCGATGGACCGGCACGTCATCGCCAACATGGGCGCCGAACTCGGCGCGACGGCGACGGTCTTCCCCTCCGACGACCGAGTGCGGGAGTTCCTGCGCGCCGAGGGACGCGAGGACGACTTCGTCGAACTCGCCGCCGACCCCGACGCCGAGTACGACCTCACCGACGAGATCGATCTCAGCACCCTGGAACCGCTGATCGCCAAGCCCAGTTCGCCCGGCTCGGTCGTGCCGGTGGCCGACGTCGCCGGGACCGAGGTGCACCAGGTGGTCGTCGGCTCCTCGGCGAACCCCGGGCTGCGGGACTTCGCGGTGGTCGCCGCGATCCTGCACGGCCGCCACGCCGACGCGCAGGTGTCCCTCGACGTCAACCCGACCTCGCGGGAGATCCTCGCCGACCTGACGAAGTCCGGCGCGACGCTGGACCTCATCCGCGCCGGCGCGCGCCTGCACCAGACCGGCTGCCTGGGCTGCATCGGCATGGGTCAGGCTCCTGCGAAGGGCCGCAACAGCCTGCGTACCTTCCCGCGCAACTTCCCCGGCCGCTCCGGGACGGACGATGACCAGGTGTGGCTGTGCTCGCCGGAGACGGCTGCCGCGGCGGCGCTGACCGGACGCATCACCGATCCGCGCACGCTGGGGTTCGCCTACCCGGCCGTGGAGCTGCCGGAGTCCTCCTCGGTGGACGTCGTGGTGCTGGAACACCCGCTGCCGCCGGGACTGGCGAAGGAGGTCGAGCTGGTCAAGGCCGAGAGCATCGGGAGCCTGCCGGAGCTGGACCCGCTGCCGGACCGGCTGGACATCCCGGTCGTGCTGAAGACCGGCGACAACGTCTCGACCGACGAGATCCTGCAAGCCGGAGCGGCGGCGCTGCCGTTCCGCAGCGACATCGTCAAGCTCGCAGAGTTCTCATTCACTCGGCTGGATCCCACGTATCCGGAGCGTGCGCGGGAAGCCGGCGACCATGTGGTGATCGGCGGCGAGAACTACGGCCAGGGCTCCTCCCGCGAGCACGCCGCGCTGGCGCCGCGATCGCTGGGGCTGCGTGCCGTGATCGCCAAGTCCTTCGCCCGGATCCACGCCTCGAACCTGGTGAACTTCGGGGTGCTGCCGCTGGAGTTCGCCGATCCGGCGGACTATGACGGCGTCGAGCCCGGAGACGAACTCCAGCTCGAGGACTTGAGCCGGCATCTGGCCGACGGCGAGTTCACTGTCAGCAACCTGACGAAGAACACGACGTTCGGCGTCCGTCACCGGCTCTCGCCGCGGCAGATCGCGACGATTCTGGCCGGCGGACGGATTGCCGAGCATCTCGGTGGTAAGCACGGAAACTGA